AGCCAGGTTTCAACTCTATGTTGACACTTTGAAAAGCGTTGCGTAGATAAATCTCCTCAACCAGAATTTTATCATCTTGCCATATGCGCACCAGATCACCATCTTCATACTGGTGATCACGACAGACCAGTTTCAAAATCATCTCACCGGTGCGTAACTCACCCAGAAATGTATCACTTTTAAAGCCCGGCATCATGGGACGGTCTTTTTTAAACTTCTGTTTTTTAAATTGGATACCCGGGTCCACAAGATCAGTCTCTTGTCTCATGCTGATCATAGGCTTCGTGCTGGGTCTGCGATAGATTTTAGTTTCCTTCTTCTCTGGGAACAGCAAAGAGCCGCCAGATTCCGTTTCTGGAACTGGTTCTATCTTACGTGATGAGCTTTCAGGAATTTCCTCTTGAGCATAGGAGAACGCACAAGCAAGAACAAAAAAGAATGTAAACAGTCGTTTCATACCTAAAGCTTATCAAATACTTTGCCTTTGTCGCAAACAGTTGCTACAAAATAACAAATAATCAATCAATTAGCAATAGATAAGACTGTTAGTCTTTGTTAACGGCAGCCACTTTCCTGTGGAGGTCGGGCTTTTATTAGTTACGCTTTCGCGTCGTGCCGTCGGCAAGCCTATGGCGACCGAGGGAAAGCGAGACCCCCAACAACACTCTTAACATCAAAAAACACCTAGGACTTATCGTTGCCCAATCTAGTAATTTTTGCCCCTATTCTCCTTAAACGAGTATCTATATTTTGATAACCACGGTCGATCTGTTCAATGTTGTGGATGGTACTCGTTCCCTTTGCACTCAAAGCAGCGATTAACAACGAGATTCCCGCCCTGATATCCGGGCTGGTCATGGTGGTCGCCTTGAGTTTAGACTTGAAATCATGTCCTATCACACTCGCGCGATGCGGGTCACATAAAATAATTTTTGCACCCATATCGATGAGCTTATCGACAAAGAAAAGACGGCTTTCAAACATCTTTTGATGAATAAGCACGCTTCCTCGCGCCTGAGTCGCCACTACGAGAACGATACTCAAAAGATCTGGCGTAAAGCCCGGCCATGGAGCATCTGCAATAGTTAATATAGAACCGTCTATGTAGTTCTGGATCTCGTAACCGTCATTGTGTGCTGGTATGAATATATCGTCACCCTGGCGTTCTATGGTGATCCCCAGTTTTCTGAAAGTTGCAGGAATCACGCCCAGCTCGTCATATTTTACATTTTTGATCGTAATCTCGCTGCGTGTCATGGCGGCAAGACCTATCCAGCTCCCGATCTCGATCATATCGGGTAAAATGGTATGGGTAGTTCCTTTAAGTTTTTTGACGCCTTCGATCTTAAGAAGGTTGGATCCTATGCCGTCTATTTTGGCACCCATTCTTACCAGCATATTACACAATTGCTGTA
This genomic interval from Nonlabens spongiae contains the following:
- the murA gene encoding UDP-N-acetylglucosamine 1-carboxyvinyltransferase encodes the protein MGTFIIEGGHQLKGDIQPQGAKNEALQILCAVLLTDQPVEINNVPDIIDVNKLIDLLNHLGVKVTKNGPESYTFQADKVDLDFLQSEEYKTLGRGLRGSIMLVGPLLARFGKGYIPRPGGDKIGRRRLDTHFEGFIKLGAKFRYNREEYFYGVEADELNGAYMLLDEASVTGTANIVMAAVLAKGATTIYNAACEPYLQQLCNMLVRMGAKIDGIGSNLLKIEGVKKLKGTTHTILPDMIEIGSWIGLAAMTRSEITIKNVKYDELGVIPATFRKLGITIERQGDDIFIPAHNDGYEIQNYIDGSILTIADAPWPGFTPDLLSIVLVVATQARGSVLIHQKMFESRLFFVDKLIDMGAKIILCDPHRASVIGHDFKSKLKATTMTSPDIRAGISLLIAALSAKGTSTIHNIEQIDRGYQNIDTRLRRIGAKITRLGNDKS